The DNA window GGCTTCAATTACTCCGCGACATCACAAGCGTATCAGCAGTTTGGTCTCGACGTACGGTCTACGGCATCCTCCACTCATGACTACACAGATGCAATCGGAGCCTTGATTGCCAGCAATCGACGAGATGAGGCCTCCGCTCAGATAGCTGGCTGGAACGCGTTGGTTGGGCTGATCAAGACTGAAAGACCTGATGCTGGTTTCAGCGATATCTACAATGCAAGTCGCCGAGCCGGTGATTTCGTAGAAATCATTGACGACCCGCAGAGACCGCATGTGCCTCGCTCCAACCTTTCCTTTGAACCGGATCTAACACTCAGGGCTTCGAGTGTTAATTTGGAGGGTATGGGTCAGAACTATTTCGACAAGTCTGGCGAGATAAGTCGCCTCGGATACCACGGTCGATCGGACTATCCCAATTACTACGGCGCTTACGCCGTAGGCGTTGTCAGCCGATTGGAAGCCGCCAATGCTCAGCCAGGAGCCCCTCCTCGGATGACGATCAATATGGATCGTCTGGGATTGAGCGAACAGCTACTGGAAGAAAACGGCATTCATCTTGGCTCCGGAGAACCCCGCCCGCAGCCGTACTGGGACACCAGCACAACACCCCCGACGCTGCATCATTTTGATCATACGCACACGACGCACACCCATATACCGATCGCAGCACAGGAGCACATGGCGCGGCAGAACGAGCCGCAGGAACACCTGAACAACGTTCCACAAGTTCAAGCAGAGACCGGTGCTTATAGCCTGACTCCCATGGATCAGCGCTTGCACGATCAGATTCGGGCCGGCGTGGAGGCGCTTGATGCTCGAAACGGACGAAGCTTCGATGATACGAGCGAGAGGTTGACGGCCAGTCTTCTTGTGCTTGCGAAGGAACGAGGGCTTGATCGGGTGGACCATGTGCTTCTCAGCAATCAGACCAAGGACTTCCCAGCTGCACACAACATTTTTCTGGTCAAAGGCGAGCTCGGTGATCCTGCTGCCCAGCGTGCGGTGATGGCAACAAGCGAAGCTGCGGTGAAGTCGATCCAGCAGAGTCATGCAGAGATTGAGGCAATCAATCAGCGGCAAGCTGCAGCGCCTGAGCCTTCCCAGGCAAGGGAACAGGATCTGTCCCAGGCAGCCCCGAGCATGAGCCGATAGATGAGTGATACGTAAAACGTCCCTTTTCGGGGCGCTTTGCGTATCCGCTTGACGAGCTGACGGTTGGTCGGCAGCCCGGGATTGTGAGGCGCATCCATGCGCCTCACCCTTGGCCTGCGGCCAAGGGCCAGCCATTCGGCTGTCCGGATTCGCTCCGGGCGAATCCGTCGAACCCGCGCGGGGTCGGCACCCATCTCTCTCCGCCAGATACGCAAAACGCCCCTTTCGGGGCGCTTGGCGTATCTGGCGGAGAGAGTGGGATTCGAACCCACGGAAGGTTTGACCCTTCGCCGGTTTTCAAGACCGGTGCCTTAAACCGCTCGGCCATCTCTCCGTTCGGGCGGGCATTCTCGCATTTCCGGGGCAACTTTGCGCGCCCCGGTGGCGCAATCAGCCTGCATCCACCGCCAGAGCCCCCAGGGCGCTGGCCTTGATCTTCTCCTTGGCCCGCTCGCAGGCTCCACCGCAGTCCAGGCGCGAAGCCTCCAACTGGGGCGGCAGGTGCTCGGCCAGGAAGTCGATGAACACCCGCACTGCCGGCAGCAGGCCGCGGCGCGAGGCGAAGACGGCGTGGCAGATGCCCTGCGGCAGCGACCAGTCCGGCAGCACCACTTCCAGCTCGCCGTTGCGCACGGCTTCAGCGCAGACGGTTTCCGGCAGCATGGTGATGCCGAAGCCGTCCTTGACCATGCTCTGCAGCAGCGGGAAGTCGAAACCGGCCACGCGCGGCTGCAGGTCCACGCGGCGCACTGCGCCTTCGGGGCCGTGCAGTTCCCAGCGCTGACGGGCTTCGTCTTCGCTGATGCTCAGGGTGACGTGGTTGGCCAGCTCATCCGGGTCCTTGGGGCGGCCGGCGCGGTCCAGGTATTTGGGGCTGGCAACCAGCAGTTCCTGCACCTGGCCGAAGCTGCGCATCACCAGGCTGCCGTCGTCATCCAGGCGCGAACGCACGCGCAGGGCCACGTCGTAGCCTTCATTGATGATGTCGACGCGGCGGTTGCTGATGTTCAGCTGCAGCCGCACCTTCGGGTACTGGGCGAGGAACTTCGGCAGCAGCTTGGGTAACTGCATCTGCGCCAGCGACACCGGCACACTGGCGCGGACCACGCCGCGCGGCTCGGCGCTGAGGCGGTCGACCACCTCGCGCGCGGCCTGGGCTTCGGCCAGCATGGTCTGGGCATGGCGGTGCACGCTGGTGCCAACGTCAGTGACCGCGAAGCGGCGCGTGGAGCGCTGCAGCAGGCGCACGCCCAGGTCGGTTTCCAGCTGGCTGATGCGGCGGCTCAGGCGGGACTTCGGGATGCCCAAGGCGCGTTCGGCAGCGGCAAAACCGCCGTGGTCCACCACCATGGCAAAGTAATAGAGGTCGTTCAGGTCGTGCATGACGGCAGTTCCACTCATAGAACAATACGTGGCATTCAACCACCTTTATTCCAAATTGGCAACAACCTATCGTTCTCTCCGTCGGCGGCTAGACCGCCTCCTTCCAGAATATAGGTAACTGCCATGAAGCTTCTGCACCTCGACGCCAGCGTCCTTGGCGACAACTCGGTTTCCCGTCAGCTGTCGTCGGCTGTTGTCGCACGATTCAATGAGACGGTCGAATCGCTGGATGTGACCTACCGCGACCTGGACCAGAACCCGATCCCGCACCTGACCAGCCGTTCGCTGGCCCAGACGGATGCCGCCGAGGCAACCGAAGCCGAAGTCATCATGCAGCAGTTCCTGGCCGCGGACGTGATCGTTATCGGCGCACCGATGTACAACTTCAGCATTCCGTCAACGCTGAAGGCCTGGATTGACCGCGTGGCGGTGGCCGGGCGCACCTTCAAGTACACCGAAAACGGCCCGGTGGGCCTGGCCGGTGGCAAGCGGGTGATCATCGCCAGCGCACGTGGCGGCATCTATACCGATTCGCCGGCTGATTTCCAGGAACCGTTCCTGCGCCAGGTGTTCGCGTTCATGGGCATCAATGACGTGGAATTCGTGCGCGCTGAAGGCATTGCCTACTCGCCGAAGCACCGCGAAGACGCCATTGCGGCGGCGCTGGCCAACCTGCCGGCGGCGGAATTTGAAGAAGTGGCTGAGGCCTGACGTCTCCCCACGGCAGGCGTTGGTCCTCGTCGGACGCCCTGTCGGGGCCGGAACTCCCCTCCCCCTTCCGGCCCACCCTGCGGCCCCGCTTTTGGCGGGGCCGTTTCTTTGTGTACCGACCAACGGTCGGTACCTACCGCGTTACCCGGGTCGGTACCTGCCGCGTTACCCGGGTCGGTACATTCCGCGTTACGCGATGGTGTCCACACCGCCCATGTAAGGCTTCAGCACATCCGGCACGGTAATGCTGCCATCTGCGTTCTGATAATTCTCCATCACCGCAATCATCGCGCGGCCCACCGCCACGCCCGAACCATTGAGCGTGTGCAGCAGCTCCGGCTTGCCGGTTTCCGGGTTGCGCCAGCGGGCCTGCATGCGGCGGGCCTGGAAGTCACCGCAGTTGGAGCACGACGAAATCTCGCGGTAAGTGTCCTGCGAGGGCAGCCACACTTCCAGGTCGTAGGTCTTGATCGCAGAGAAGCCCATGTCGCCGGTGCACAGCAGCACCTTGCGATATGGCAGGCCCAGCTTTTCCAGCACCACTTCGGCGGCGCGGGTCATGCGCTGGTGCTCGGCTTCACTGTCGGCGGGCGCACACACGGTGACCAGTTCCACCTTCTCGAACTGGTGCTGGCGGATCATGCCGCGCACGTCGCGACCACCGCTGCCGGCTTCGGCACGGAAGCACAGCGAATGGGCGGTCATGCGCTGCGGCAGGTTTTCGGCATCGACGATTTCGTCGCGCACGATGTTCGTCAGCGACACTTCCGAGGTCGGAATCAGGTAACGCGGCGACTCGCCCACGGCGGTCTTGAACAGGTCGTCCTCGAACTTGGGCAGCTGGCCGGTACCGCGCAGCGATTCCGGATTCACCAGCACCGGCACGTTGGTTTCATCGAAACCGTGTTCACCGGTGTGCAGATCAAGCATGAACTGGGCCAGCGCACGGTGCAGGCGGGCGATGGGGCCGCGCAGCACGGTGAAGCGCGAGCCGGACAGCTTGGCACCGGCTTCGGCGTCCAGGCGCTGGTGGCGCGCGCCCAGTTCGACGTGGTCGAGCACCGGGAAGTCGAAGCTGCGCGGGGTGCCCCAGCGGTGCTGTTCGACGTTTTCGCTTTCGTCCTTGCCCAGCGGCACGTCATCGGCCGGTACGTTGGGAATGCCCTGGGCGATGGCTTCGATCTTCTCGCGCAGCTCGTCCAGGGCCACTTCCGAGGCCTTCAGCTCATCGGCGAAGGCGGCCACCTCGGCCATGATCGCCGAGACGTCTTCG is part of the Stenotrophomonas oahuensis genome and encodes:
- a CDS encoding XVIPCD domain-containing protein, translating into MTTLSPRAQAVLEQFGQQPGVTPDQISNLQRVIRNSPPLAVQIEAAISEGHLRQFALLPHGSNAGGTYDGSTKTINLPASILSTQASNGVHDSAELAFVLGHEIQHGFNYSATSQAYQQFGLDVRSTASSTHDYTDAIGALIASNRRDEASAQIAGWNALVGLIKTERPDAGFSDIYNASRRAGDFVEIIDDPQRPHVPRSNLSFEPDLTLRASSVNLEGMGQNYFDKSGEISRLGYHGRSDYPNYYGAYAVGVVSRLEAANAQPGAPPRMTINMDRLGLSEQLLEENGIHLGSGEPRPQPYWDTSTTPPTLHHFDHTHTTHTHIPIAAQEHMARQNEPQEHLNNVPQVQAETGAYSLTPMDQRLHDQIRAGVEALDARNGRSFDDTSERLTASLLVLAKERGLDRVDHVLLSNQTKDFPAAHNIFLVKGELGDPAAQRAVMATSEAAVKSIQQSHAEIEAINQRQAAAPEPSQAREQDLSQAAPSMSR
- a CDS encoding LysR family transcriptional regulator — protein: MHDLNDLYYFAMVVDHGGFAAAERALGIPKSRLSRRISQLETDLGVRLLQRSTRRFAVTDVGTSVHRHAQTMLAEAQAAREVVDRLSAEPRGVVRASVPVSLAQMQLPKLLPKFLAQYPKVRLQLNISNRRVDIINEGYDVALRVRSRLDDDGSLVMRSFGQVQELLVASPKYLDRAGRPKDPDELANHVTLSISEDEARQRWELHGPEGAVRRVDLQPRVAGFDFPLLQSMVKDGFGITMLPETVCAEAVRNGELEVVLPDWSLPQGICHAVFASRRGLLPAVRVFIDFLAEHLPPQLEASRLDCGGACERAKEKIKASALGALAVDAG
- a CDS encoding FMN-dependent NADH-azoreductase — protein: MKLLHLDASVLGDNSVSRQLSSAVVARFNETVESLDVTYRDLDQNPIPHLTSRSLAQTDAAEATEAEVIMQQFLAADVIVIGAPMYNFSIPSTLKAWIDRVAVAGRTFKYTENGPVGLAGGKRVIIASARGGIYTDSPADFQEPFLRQVFAFMGINDVEFVRAEGIAYSPKHREDAIAAALANLPAAEFEEVAEA
- the serS gene encoding serine--tRNA ligase codes for the protein MLDPALLRQNPADLADRLRSSRGFELDVSGLASLEADRKRIQVRTQELQSLRNSRSKAIGQAKAKGEDVSAIMAEVAAFADELKASEVALDELREKIEAIAQGIPNVPADDVPLGKDESENVEQHRWGTPRSFDFPVLDHVELGARHQRLDAEAGAKLSGSRFTVLRGPIARLHRALAQFMLDLHTGEHGFDETNVPVLVNPESLRGTGQLPKFEDDLFKTAVGESPRYLIPTSEVSLTNIVRDEIVDAENLPQRMTAHSLCFRAEAGSGGRDVRGMIRQHQFEKVELVTVCAPADSEAEHQRMTRAAEVVLEKLGLPYRKVLLCTGDMGFSAIKTYDLEVWLPSQDTYREISSCSNCGDFQARRMQARWRNPETGKPELLHTLNGSGVAVGRAMIAVMENYQNADGSITVPDVLKPYMGGVDTIA